The following proteins come from a genomic window of Paenibacillus swuensis:
- a CDS encoding proline dehydrogenase family protein: MSTFFRKTILFGADLPVVKSFFTKYGMRLVAHRFVAHEQLSGACAKVAELNQRKLTSTLDFLGESVYEEKLAIDAADMVLRTFDSIANHQLKSNVSVKLTQLGLSISPELCLKLMRKIAAKAREHGNFVRIDMEDSPITQQTIDIYTTLRNEFGNAHVGLVLQSYLYRTEDDLRKLAPFKPNLRMVKGAYREPASVAYPRKADVDANYVKLVKAMLDQGCYAAVATHDVTIIDQVKAYAAARQIGRDRFEFQMLYGISTSLQQQLADEGYTVRVYTPFGEHWYPYFTRRLAERPANLLFVLKGMLRK, translated from the coding sequence ATGAGTACTTTTTTTCGTAAAACTATTTTGTTCGGTGCCGATTTACCTGTTGTGAAATCTTTCTTTACCAAATACGGGATGAGACTAGTTGCTCACCGGTTTGTAGCGCATGAACAACTTTCGGGAGCCTGTGCCAAGGTGGCGGAGTTAAACCAACGCAAACTTACGTCAACCCTTGATTTCTTAGGTGAAAGCGTATACGAGGAAAAACTTGCCATAGATGCGGCCGATATGGTGCTCCGCACGTTCGATAGCATCGCCAATCATCAACTAAAGTCCAATGTTTCCGTAAAGCTGACTCAACTGGGCTTGTCCATTTCCCCGGAGCTGTGCCTTAAACTTATGCGGAAAATTGCCGCGAAGGCCAGAGAACACGGAAACTTTGTGCGTATTGATATGGAAGATTCGCCGATTACCCAGCAAACCATCGACATTTACACTACACTCCGCAATGAATTCGGGAATGCGCATGTCGGTCTTGTGCTGCAATCCTACCTGTATCGCACGGAAGACGATTTGCGGAAACTGGCTCCGTTCAAGCCGAATCTGAGGATGGTCAAGGGCGCCTATCGCGAGCCGGCTTCGGTAGCTTATCCGCGTAAAGCGGATGTCGACGCCAACTACGTGAAGCTGGTGAAAGCGATGCTGGATCAGGGTTGTTATGCCGCCGTGGCAACGCATGACGTAACCATCATTGATCAGGTTAAAGCGTATGCCGCAGCCCGCCAAATAGGCAGGGATCGATTCGAATTTCAAATGCTGTACGGTATTTCCACAAGCTTGCAGCAACAACTGGCCGACGAGGGATACACAGTTCGTGTATATACGCCTTTCGGCGAGCATTGGTATCCTTATTTCACTCGGAGGCTTGCGGAACGTCCGGCAAATCTGTTGTTTGTGCTGAAGGGTATGTTAAGGAAATAA
- a CDS encoding EAL domain-containing protein, with protein sequence MNWTPSQRKEVITSELIGGLMRREFSVRYQPQINTHSEALIGVEALCRWTHPILGVISPAQFIPIAEQAGLIPFIGEWILDAACKQLMLWKHRHGVQLALGINVSAYQLRDAQFLSVIQRTLESTGFPADYLHLELTEGAHVHDDMVEQLRAIRIAGVGISMDDFGTGYSSLSLLSRLPVTTVKIAREMINGKDVSERAEIIFAAIVSLAGQLNINVIAEGVETSKQLEFVKNGGCSVVQGYYFNPPLSAGEFERAYFMGRA encoded by the coding sequence ATGAACTGGACACCATCTCAACGTAAGGAAGTGATCACCTCCGAATTGATTGGCGGGTTGATGCGGCGAGAATTCTCTGTCCGTTATCAGCCGCAAATCAACACGCACAGCGAGGCATTGATCGGGGTTGAAGCGCTCTGCAGATGGACTCATCCGATTCTGGGCGTCATCTCGCCGGCCCAGTTTATTCCGATCGCCGAACAGGCGGGGCTCATCCCGTTCATCGGAGAATGGATACTGGATGCAGCTTGCAAGCAATTGATGCTTTGGAAGCATCGTCACGGAGTTCAGCTTGCATTAGGAATCAATGTGTCCGCTTACCAGTTACGGGATGCGCAGTTTCTGTCTGTGATCCAAAGGACGCTGGAATCTACAGGCTTCCCGGCCGATTACTTACATCTCGAACTGACTGAGGGTGCTCATGTTCATGACGATATGGTTGAACAGTTGCGTGCCATCCGAATCGCCGGAGTCGGCATTTCAATGGATGATTTCGGTACAGGCTACAGCTCGCTCAGCCTATTATCACGGTTACCTGTCACGACGGTCAAAATAGCCCGGGAAATGATTAACGGCAAAGACGTTTCGGAACGAGCCGAAATCATCTTTGCCGCTATCGTTTCCCTGGCCGGTCAACTAAACATCAACGTTATTGCCGAAGGGGTGGAGACTTCGAAACAACTCGAGTTTGTAAAAAACGGCGGTTGTTCCGTCGTACAGGGTTACTATTTCAATCCTCCGTTGTCAGCAGGCGAGTTTGAGCGTGCTTACTTTATGGGGCGAGCTTAA
- a CDS encoding SEC-C metal-binding domain-containing protein: MNGLLGVYDSEVTNTGVIEWPLKLEQVLSQRSKQELTEVRTRYGFKGLSSLNKTDLASRLAALLPEAIGDVLDTMDRERLDTIQRLVKNDGMVPGSAKIKSSNYYKFLGLAFNGTVKGKSALVMPEELVASVRSLDGQAWKSYQQNAVHNEEIIKLSMGMMEHYGALRSETLLELLSKYVMIQDVEQILRVIQEYCDYDGNMLVEGKIFFHSAVEDYEEILREHDMRASIPYYPFTKAELLDASRPDFVEQTPVYLNLMKYLRSNYGMSKSDAQEVIDGLTFGVQMGMSSLHDMVQEIQHYIEFDSMDDIGPVADQLVLLYNGTRQWFLKGNSPSELSHTRNAASAAQDRLSGGSTEGGQVLSFATGLKVGRNDPCPCGSGKKFKKCCGS; encoded by the coding sequence GTGAACGGATTGTTAGGTGTATATGATTCGGAAGTAACTAATACGGGGGTCATTGAATGGCCTCTAAAGCTGGAACAGGTGCTTTCGCAACGTTCCAAACAGGAGTTGACCGAAGTTCGTACGCGTTACGGATTTAAGGGATTAAGTTCTCTCAACAAGACGGATCTGGCCAGCAGGTTAGCCGCTTTGCTGCCTGAGGCGATCGGTGATGTGTTAGATACGATGGACCGTGAACGTTTGGACACCATCCAGCGTTTGGTTAAGAATGACGGAATGGTACCGGGCTCGGCGAAGATCAAATCCAGTAATTACTATAAGTTTCTGGGGCTTGCTTTCAACGGAACGGTGAAGGGGAAATCGGCTTTAGTGATGCCTGAGGAGCTGGTAGCTTCCGTTCGTTCTCTGGATGGACAGGCATGGAAGTCCTATCAGCAGAACGCTGTTCATAACGAAGAGATTATAAAGCTCTCTATGGGGATGATGGAGCATTACGGCGCATTGCGCAGCGAAACATTACTTGAGTTGCTTTCCAAATATGTGATGATTCAAGATGTAGAACAAATACTTAGAGTCATTCAAGAGTATTGTGATTATGACGGGAACATGCTGGTTGAAGGAAAGATCTTCTTTCACAGTGCGGTGGAAGATTACGAGGAAATTCTCAGAGAACATGACATGAGAGCGTCTATTCCTTATTATCCTTTCACGAAAGCCGAGCTGTTGGATGCGAGCCGCCCTGATTTTGTGGAACAAACACCTGTGTACCTTAATCTCATGAAATACTTGCGTTCCAACTACGGGATGAGTAAGTCGGATGCGCAGGAAGTAATCGACGGATTGACATTTGGCGTCCAGATGGGAATGTCTTCACTCCACGATATGGTGCAGGAAATACAACATTACATTGAATTCGACTCTATGGATGACATCGGACCCGTGGCGGATCAGTTGGTATTGCTCTATAACGGTACGCGTCAATGGTTCCTGAAAGGCAACTCGCCTTCGGAGCTGTCCCATACCCGGAATGCTGCATCCGCGGCGCAAGACCGTTTGAGCGGAGGAAGCACCGAGGGGGGCCAAGTGCTTTCCTTTGCCACAGGACTTAAAGTGGGTCGTAACGATCCGTGCCCTTGCGGAAGCGGGAAGAAGTTCAAGAAGTGCTGCGGTTCTTAA
- the pstA gene encoding phosphate ABC transporter permease PstA: MSMTSITRKNTWAQTMDRMATASLWVLGGAVVALILWILFTILAKGIPYITPDFLVKVPDEIEEGGGIGPTLLNSFYVLGISLICSIPVGLGAGIYMAEYAPDNKFTAFLRICVEGLASVPSIVFGLLGIWLFIEYFQIGYTILGAGLTLALLNLPVLTRVTEESIRAVPKDLRVASYAMGTTKFQCIRTVVLPVALNGIITGICLTAGRAFGESAVIILTGGLSTSGEMWDFNLMSPGETLAVHLWYVQAEAIVPDARQIADKAAAVLVFVVLLINLVFRIPLWFNNRKLKA, translated from the coding sequence ATGAGCATGACATCGATTACAAGAAAGAACACATGGGCTCAAACGATGGATCGGATGGCAACCGCCTCCTTGTGGGTGCTGGGCGGAGCTGTCGTGGCGCTGATTCTTTGGATTCTGTTCACAATACTTGCCAAAGGAATACCTTACATCACACCGGACTTTCTGGTGAAGGTCCCCGACGAAATTGAAGAAGGCGGAGGGATCGGTCCCACGCTGCTGAATTCCTTCTATGTGCTCGGCATTTCTTTGATTTGTTCTATCCCTGTCGGTTTAGGTGCCGGCATCTATATGGCGGAATACGCGCCTGACAATAAGTTCACGGCTTTCTTGAGGATCTGTGTGGAGGGTCTGGCTTCCGTACCTTCCATCGTATTCGGTTTGCTTGGGATCTGGTTGTTTATTGAATATTTCCAGATTGGATATACCATCCTCGGAGCGGGACTTACCTTGGCGCTGTTGAACCTCCCGGTGTTAACCCGGGTTACGGAGGAGTCGATTCGGGCGGTGCCCAAAGATTTAAGAGTGGCATCCTACGCCATGGGGACAACCAAGTTCCAATGCATTCGCACGGTCGTGCTTCCCGTAGCTCTTAACGGGATCATTACAGGGATCTGCCTGACTGCGGGACGCGCTTTCGGCGAATCCGCCGTCATCATCCTGACAGGCGGCTTAAGCACTTCCGGCGAAATGTGGGATTTCAATCTGATGTCCCCGGGTGAAACGCTTGCGGTTCATCTGTGGTATGTGCAGGCGGAAGCCATCGTGCCGGACGCGCGGCAGATTGCCGACAAAGCGGCGGCGGTGTTAGTGTTTGTCGTGTTGTTAATCAATTTGGTGTTCCGTATTCCGCTCTGGTTTAATAATCGTAAATTGAAAGCCTAA
- the pstC gene encoding phosphate ABC transporter permease subunit PstC — MSTMLQRAGNGEGSTVLKQSPYKEKPRSFDRLFRTRLNNKMFRIICFSSIALLCIVLFSIILFIGRTGILAFQSVPAATFFLSTNWTPEDEQFGAGLFIYGTLALTALTLLISTPISVGIAVFLSEIAPDWVKKTVRPILDLLVGIPSVVYGYLGLTVLIPFLQNVFGQPIGEGLLAAALVLTLMTLPTIARVSDDSIVAVPKKYRDAAYALGSTRLQVITKIVLPAANRGIMSAVILGMARAIGETMAVVMVIGNSPIIAEGLFGATSVLTSNIVMQIMNVAFDSTWNYALYMMAFLLLLISLILIILIRVIRPKGEVNV, encoded by the coding sequence ATGAGCACCATGCTGCAACGAGCGGGAAACGGAGAAGGATCGACTGTTCTTAAACAAAGTCCTTATAAGGAAAAGCCTCGGAGCTTCGACCGTTTATTTCGAACCCGATTGAATAATAAGATGTTCCGAATCATATGTTTCTCCTCCATTGCCTTGTTATGTATTGTACTTTTCTCGATCATTCTATTTATAGGACGGACAGGCATACTTGCCTTTCAATCGGTACCGGCGGCAACCTTCTTCTTATCGACCAACTGGACACCGGAAGATGAACAATTCGGCGCAGGCTTGTTTATTTACGGCACACTGGCGCTAACCGCGCTTACGTTGTTGATTTCAACGCCTATTTCCGTAGGGATTGCCGTGTTTCTTTCGGAGATCGCGCCGGATTGGGTCAAAAAAACGGTTCGCCCGATCTTAGATTTATTAGTAGGGATTCCATCGGTTGTATACGGATATTTGGGACTGACGGTATTGATTCCTTTCCTGCAAAATGTGTTCGGTCAACCCATCGGAGAGGGGTTGCTTGCAGCGGCGCTTGTGTTGACGCTGATGACCCTTCCGACGATTGCGAGAGTGAGCGATGATTCCATCGTGGCCGTGCCTAAGAAGTACCGGGACGCCGCTTACGCGCTGGGATCGACGAGATTGCAAGTCATTACGAAGATCGTCCTTCCCGCGGCCAACCGCGGTATCATGTCCGCCGTTATTCTGGGAATGGCGAGGGCGATCGGCGAGACGATGGCTGTGGTGATGGTTATCGGCAACAGTCCGATCATTGCGGAGGGTTTATTCGGGGCAACCTCCGTCTTAACCAGCAATATTGTCATGCAGATTATGAACGTAGCATTCGATTCCACCTGGAATTACGCATTATACATGATGGCCTTCCTGCTGCTTCTGATCTCGCTGATTCTGATTATTCTTATTCGCGTCATCCGTCCGAAAGGAGAAGTTAACGTATGA
- a CDS encoding phosphate ABC transporter substrate-binding protein: MKLFNKFTAIVLASALVISAGATLTSAASSLSGKITVNGSSALLPMTLQAAKEFKKKNPRVRIAASGSGSITGPQSVKKGIADIGAVDWDASTSVPGFPAFSGQVATPVAVIPFAAIVNKNVSVDNLTSDQLKGIYTGKIKNWKEVGGADAAIVVVTRSFGSGTRVNFELKALGGTRIDEKASGSIAASNSGTMATTVGSKPNSIGYVDLPYIKGDIKALKFEGVEATTANIVNGKYKIWGTGYYMTAGQPTGATKAFIDYVTSKEFQQGSLKKLKFIPLASIKK, translated from the coding sequence ATGAAACTATTTAACAAATTTACGGCGATTGTACTGGCATCCGCCCTCGTCATTTCCGCAGGTGCAACATTAACAAGCGCGGCTTCCAGCCTGAGCGGCAAGATTACGGTAAACGGTTCTTCGGCCCTGTTGCCGATGACGCTTCAAGCGGCTAAAGAATTTAAGAAGAAGAACCCCCGCGTTCGCATCGCGGCATCCGGTTCCGGTTCGATTACAGGACCTCAATCGGTTAAGAAAGGCATTGCAGACATCGGCGCGGTAGATTGGGATGCAAGCACATCCGTTCCCGGCTTCCCGGCTTTCAGCGGTCAAGTAGCTACGCCGGTTGCGGTTATTCCTTTCGCAGCGATTGTTAACAAGAACGTTAGCGTTGACAACCTGACAAGCGACCAATTGAAAGGCATCTACACTGGCAAGATCAAGAACTGGAAAGAAGTCGGCGGCGCGGACGCTGCCATCGTGGTAGTAACCCGTTCTTTCGGTTCCGGTACACGCGTTAACTTCGAGCTTAAAGCTTTGGGCGGCACTCGTATTGACGAGAAAGCTTCCGGTTCCATCGCGGCTTCCAACAGCGGTACGATGGCTACTACCGTTGGTTCCAAGCCGAACTCCATCGGTTATGTGGACTTGCCTTACATTAAAGGCGACATTAAAGCTTTGAAATTCGAAGGCGTTGAAGCCACTACTGCTAATATCGTCAACGGTAAATACAAGATTTGGGGTACGGGCTATTACATGACAGCAGGTCAACCGACAGGCGCGACGAAAGCGTTCATCGACTATGTAACAAGCAAAGAGTTCCAACAAGGTTCCCTGAAAAAGTTGAAATTCATCCCGCTTGCCAGCATCAAGAAGTAA
- a CDS encoding stalk domain-containing protein: MKRKVLGMMTASLLATSAWGSVHAAPTIKPAVKPVVKPAIAVSKTTAVIDGTPAALRSVNVGGTTLVSVKDFAAAIGADVSYDKGMVTVMREYAHVTLSAKSKSLNGYLGASELTLVPVIVGGTLFAEWQPLATALDLEVSEETGEISTVKLLSGTHSLPRWSSNGAVVVSHGKEDGSTMDYVIHADKKASPIHLGEETANVVVSPNGQYGAYVSVSGNVYTVDLSTGFQRRITDNDDAKTDLQWSEDNSNLFFIGGPENKFNTVYGLAIADGKLTKLVADSGADYKSDLRANGDGTLFTYFVNINGSTSTTSKIDDKTVDLTTDDNLKVDTTKAGTQIYIADIAKKDAKTSLIVPEKLTESIDNKLYLDLLKDGRVAYVSVDVDSVNAKGTLKIVNRDKTISDLNKDLDVLVSTVAKDGSIYAVTIDNKVYQVNFTTGAATQIYAGEGDIYEISVDAEGHVLVTENDQILIISGGKAVALTKEQI; the protein is encoded by the coding sequence ATGAAACGCAAGGTTCTAGGTATGATGACAGCATCCTTATTGGCAACATCCGCATGGGGTTCCGTACATGCAGCTCCAACAATTAAACCGGCAGTAAAACCGGTGGTAAAACCCGCAATCGCCGTATCCAAGACGACGGCTGTGATTGACGGTACCCCGGCTGCATTGCGCAGTGTCAATGTTGGCGGTACGACATTGGTATCCGTGAAGGATTTCGCGGCAGCCATCGGAGCAGATGTTAGCTATGACAAAGGCATGGTCACCGTTATGAGAGAGTATGCTCATGTTACTTTATCCGCTAAATCCAAATCTCTAAACGGTTACCTGGGCGCTTCTGAACTGACTTTAGTTCCTGTAATCGTGGGCGGTACCTTATTCGCGGAGTGGCAGCCTCTTGCAACAGCGTTGGATCTGGAAGTTTCCGAAGAAACCGGTGAAATCAGCACGGTGAAATTGCTATCCGGAACGCACTCCTTGCCGAGATGGTCCAGCAACGGAGCTGTAGTCGTTTCTCATGGTAAAGAAGACGGATCCACAATGGATTACGTCATCCATGCCGATAAGAAGGCGTCTCCGATTCATCTGGGCGAAGAAACAGCGAATGTCGTAGTTTCGCCAAACGGTCAGTACGGCGCTTATGTTTCGGTAAGCGGCAATGTGTACACGGTGGATTTGTCCACGGGTTTCCAAAGAAGAATTACGGACAATGATGATGCGAAAACAGATTTGCAATGGTCTGAAGATAACAGCAACTTGTTCTTCATCGGCGGACCTGAGAACAAATTCAATACAGTTTACGGATTGGCGATTGCCGACGGCAAGCTGACGAAGCTTGTTGCGGATTCCGGCGCTGATTACAAATCCGACCTTCGCGCGAACGGGGACGGAACACTCTTCACTTATTTTGTTAACATTAACGGTTCGACTTCAACAACTTCCAAGATTGATGATAAAACGGTGGATCTCACGACAGATGATAATCTGAAAGTGGATACGACCAAAGCCGGAACTCAAATTTACATCGCGGACATCGCTAAGAAAGATGCGAAAACAAGTTTGATCGTTCCTGAGAAATTAACAGAAAGTATTGACAACAAGCTGTACCTGGACCTGTTGAAAGACGGCCGAGTAGCTTATGTAAGCGTGGATGTGGACAGTGTTAACGCTAAAGGCACTTTGAAGATCGTCAACCGTGACAAGACGATTTCAGACCTGAATAAAGATCTGGACGTGTTGGTAAGCACCGTTGCGAAGGACGGAAGCATCTATGCCGTTACCATCGACAACAAAGTGTACCAGGTAAATTTCACAACAGGCGCCGCAACACAAATTTACGCGGGTGAAGGCGACATCTATGAAATATCCGTAGACGCTGAAGGGCATGTCTTGGTTACAGAGAATGACCAGATTCTTATAATCTCCGGCGGTAAAGCCGTAGCATTGACGAAAGAACAAATTTAA
- a CDS encoding amidohydrolase family protein → MIIDVHAHLGWDQVFDEDFTLVEQLHKHDTYGIEVTILQPASCHGLEEVRKQHDAIFAAMKAFPGRFHGMANPNPHLPDTQYEQEVRRCVEEHGFIGIKLHTFAHAVHPASRDGLKVFELAGKLGIPVMVHTGAGIPFANPSNLIPVAERFPEVKIVIAHCGMMVLAGETITAMRCCSNLYADITWTGGFLIRQWVRELGAHRFLFGTDHADNTGTELAKIRTSGLTEEEQAFILHKSARQVYDLFS, encoded by the coding sequence ATGATCATTGATGTACATGCGCATTTAGGCTGGGATCAGGTGTTTGACGAGGATTTTACATTAGTAGAACAGCTTCACAAACACGATACTTACGGGATTGAAGTTACGATTTTGCAACCCGCTTCCTGTCACGGTCTAGAGGAGGTTCGTAAACAACATGACGCTATATTCGCGGCTATGAAAGCTTTCCCGGGTCGATTTCACGGGATGGCTAACCCTAATCCTCATTTGCCTGATACGCAATATGAACAGGAAGTACGACGTTGCGTGGAAGAACATGGGTTTATCGGGATCAAGCTTCATACGTTTGCTCACGCGGTTCATCCTGCGAGCCGCGACGGTTTGAAAGTGTTTGAACTCGCCGGGAAGCTGGGCATTCCGGTTATGGTGCATACCGGCGCGGGCATACCTTTCGCGAATCCCTCCAACCTCATTCCTGTCGCCGAACGGTTCCCTGAAGTAAAAATTGTCATCGCGCATTGCGGAATGATGGTGCTTGCGGGTGAAACCATAACAGCGATGCGGTGTTGCTCTAATCTGTATGCGGATATCACTTGGACGGGCGGTTTCCTCATTCGGCAATGGGTACGGGAACTAGGCGCTCACCGGTTTCTGTTTGGCACCGATCACGCGGATAATACCGGTACGGAATTAGCCAAGATTCGGACTTCCGGGTTGACGGAAGAGGAACAGGCATTCATTTTGCACAAATCAGCTAGGCAAGTCTATGACTTGTTTTCATAG
- a CDS encoding Gfo/Idh/MocA family protein, with protein sequence MWKVGLVGTGFWSDNHLAAWAQIPGAVVTALCDRNPLNLRQKALAFGIPDEQCYTSLEEMLNQGDIDIVDIVTGPETHTELVTLAADAGKHILCQKPLAASEKEASLMVAKAESCGVRFMVTENWRWLEPFRFIKEVLDAGTLGKVQTVRYTHTDYYTPRMAPGAVLPQPFFRDMPRLLFYEMGVHWFDTWRYLFGTPKRIYAETATISPHIAGEDSGIVVLSHEDFYGYMDMSWATRQKLDRPLGQGVKPLHLEQLVIDGTLGTLKLDTSGQILFISEDGTEERVLTSSTTLDHAYSHVLLQSHFIACLDHGTPFQTEGRDNLITLRMTFGVYESAVRHMPILITGGASSP encoded by the coding sequence GTGTGGAAAGTGGGCTTGGTAGGTACCGGGTTCTGGTCAGATAATCACCTTGCCGCTTGGGCGCAAATCCCGGGCGCGGTGGTGACGGCGCTATGCGACCGCAACCCCCTGAACCTTCGTCAGAAGGCGTTAGCGTTCGGCATTCCGGATGAACAATGTTACACATCATTGGAAGAAATGTTGAACCAAGGGGATATCGACATTGTGGATATCGTCACGGGACCGGAAACGCATACGGAGTTGGTGACTTTAGCGGCTGATGCGGGAAAGCATATTCTCTGCCAGAAGCCCCTTGCGGCTTCAGAGAAAGAGGCTTCCCTGATGGTGGCCAAGGCCGAGTCCTGCGGAGTTCGGTTCATGGTAACGGAGAATTGGAGATGGCTTGAGCCGTTTCGTTTCATTAAGGAAGTACTGGATGCCGGTACGCTCGGCAAGGTGCAAACGGTTCGTTACACCCATACGGACTACTACACACCGCGAATGGCACCCGGTGCGGTGTTGCCACAACCATTTTTCCGTGACATGCCGAGGTTATTGTTCTATGAGATGGGTGTGCACTGGTTCGATACCTGGAGGTATTTGTTTGGCACACCCAAGCGAATCTATGCCGAAACGGCTACGATTAGTCCCCATATCGCGGGGGAAGACAGCGGCATTGTGGTGCTCAGTCACGAAGACTTCTATGGATATATGGATATGAGCTGGGCTACCCGTCAGAAGCTGGATCGTCCTCTTGGCCAAGGAGTGAAACCCCTTCATCTGGAGCAACTGGTCATTGACGGCACGCTCGGTACGCTGAAACTCGACACTTCGGGTCAGATTCTGTTTATTTCTGAAGACGGAACCGAGGAACGGGTCCTAACCTCTTCCACTACGTTGGATCATGCTTACAGCCATGTATTGCTGCAATCCCATTTCATCGCTTGTCTTGATCACGGCACCCCTTTTCAAACGGAAGGAAGGGATAACCTGATTACGCTGCGAATGACGTTCGGTGTATACGAGAGCGCGGTGCGGCATATGCCAATCTTAATAACAGGAGGAGCAAGCAGCCCATGA
- a CDS encoding phosphogluconate dehydrogenase C-terminal domain-containing protein, with amino-acid sequence MTKRDTSITIALIGAGGKMGCRLTDNLKRSDYVLLVCETSVEGKDRLTERGLTPTDNEEAVAEADFVILAVPDAKIGSVSEQVVPRMKPGGTLILLDPAAAYANQVKLREDCTFVVTHPCHPALFDEQDTPEARQDMFGGIAAKQDIVIALHEGSREPFDEAKDICIRMFAPVVECHEITVEHMALLEPAAAEVVTAAAACIMKEAMDEVIRMGVPAAAARSFMLGHIQIPLAIAFNQVNPFSDAAQIAIDYGYEKIFKPDWKQVFTKASLDEVLKRMLHLQEQGEVK; translated from the coding sequence ATGACAAAGCGTGACACCTCCATTACAATTGCCCTCATTGGAGCCGGCGGCAAGATGGGATGCCGGCTAACCGATAACTTAAAGCGTTCAGACTATGTACTGCTCGTGTGTGAGACTTCGGTAGAAGGCAAAGATCGTCTCACAGAGCGAGGTCTTACTCCTACGGACAACGAGGAAGCGGTAGCGGAAGCCGATTTCGTCATCCTGGCTGTACCCGACGCGAAGATCGGCAGCGTTTCCGAGCAGGTCGTGCCCCGCATGAAGCCCGGAGGTACATTGATTTTGCTGGATCCCGCCGCGGCATACGCCAATCAAGTGAAGCTCAGAGAAGATTGTACTTTTGTGGTCACGCATCCTTGTCATCCCGCCTTGTTTGATGAACAGGATACCCCTGAAGCCAGACAGGATATGTTCGGGGGGATCGCGGCCAAGCAAGATATTGTCATCGCGCTTCATGAAGGCTCGCGTGAACCTTTCGACGAGGCGAAGGATATTTGCATCCGCATGTTTGCGCCGGTTGTGGAATGCCATGAAATTACCGTCGAGCATATGGCGTTGTTGGAGCCCGCAGCGGCTGAGGTAGTAACAGCGGCAGCGGCTTGTATTATGAAAGAAGCGATGGATGAGGTGATTCGAATGGGGGTTCCCGCCGCCGCCGCCCGTTCATTTATGCTGGGACATATCCAGATTCCGCTCGCGATCGCGTTTAATCAGGTAAATCCTTTCTCGGATGCGGCTCAGATTGCCATTGACTACGGTTATGAGAAGATCTTTAAGCCGGATTGGAAGCAGGTGTTTACCAAGGCCTCGTTAGATGAGGTGCTGAAGAGGATGCTTCATCTGCAAGAGCAAGGAGAGGTGAAGTAG
- a CDS encoding sugar phosphate isomerase/epimerase family protein, producing MKLGISTYTLTWSFGVRGFERPVRPLTPVDLIRIASEHGLSLVQIADNVPLHESSTREIHKLMLAALETNITIEIGTRGTTPAHLLRYLEIARQLDSPLVRTLITQPDLILAEQEIREILPLYERANVILAIENHGLQTAPTLKSLLDRIDSPMLACCLDTVNSYGSLEGPAEVTELLLPFTVNLHLKDYEIVRLDHQMGYEIRGTPAGSGRLNIPLLVEQLQQKGRPSTAILEQWTPYTGSIEDAIAKERIWMQESLTYLKRLNVFNMKEGTK from the coding sequence ATGAAGCTTGGAATCAGCACGTACACGCTGACCTGGTCATTTGGCGTACGGGGATTTGAGCGACCTGTTCGACCTCTTACCCCTGTGGACTTAATCCGTATCGCCTCTGAACACGGGCTTTCTCTCGTCCAGATCGCGGATAACGTTCCGCTTCATGAAAGTTCAACCCGAGAGATCCATAAATTAATGCTTGCAGCGCTAGAAACAAACATCACGATTGAGATTGGCACCCGAGGCACGACACCCGCGCATCTGCTACGCTATTTAGAGATTGCTCGTCAACTCGACAGTCCACTTGTGCGAACTTTGATAACACAGCCTGATTTGATTCTGGCAGAGCAAGAGATTCGGGAGATCCTTCCCCTCTATGAACGGGCAAACGTAATTTTGGCCATAGAGAATCATGGTTTACAGACCGCGCCGACACTTAAATCTCTTTTGGATCGGATCGACAGCCCTATGCTTGCCTGTTGTCTGGATACGGTAAATTCATACGGTTCGTTGGAGGGACCCGCCGAAGTGACCGAATTGCTGCTTCCCTTCACCGTAAACTTACATCTTAAGGATTATGAGATTGTTAGACTAGACCATCAGATGGGCTATGAGATCCGGGGTACCCCTGCAGGCAGCGGACGATTGAACATCCCCCTGCTTGTGGAACAACTACAACAAAAGGGTCGGCCGTCAACCGCCATTCTGGAACAATGGACGCCCTATACGGGATCGATTGAGGATGCGATAGCTAAAGAACGGATTTGGATGCAGGAAAGTTTAACATACTTGAAACGTTTAAATGTATTTAACATGAAAGAGGGAACGAAATGA